DNA sequence from the Vicia villosa cultivar HV-30 ecotype Madison, WI linkage group LG3, Vvil1.0, whole genome shotgun sequence genome:
AATGTTGAAACTAGAAGCCCTTTCGGATGGGCAACCAACAGGATTATTGACAGCACTATTGTTAATTTCTGAGTTACTACCTCCCACAGTATCTTTGTTTTTCCTTTTACTCTTACGCTTTTTCTTTGCACTTGGCTCAGATGTTGAAGGTACTACTCCCTTATTTTCTTCACCCAATCCATCTACTTCACATTCAATATGCAAACTTGGAACCACCTCCAAATTTTTCACCGCTTCTTTTTCAGTATGCTCTGAAACATGCGGACGGTCAGAAGGGGTTTCTTCTTTTGAATTATCACCTCCAGCAgcatcttcttttttctttttactcttctttcttctctttgcACTTGGCGCAGTTATTGAAGGTACATCTTCACCCCTATTACAATCATCCTTATTTCCTTCACCAGATTCACCCACTTTACATTCAATATTCAAACTTGGAACCATCTCCAAATCTTTCACAGCTTTTTTTCCAGTGACCTCTGAAACCCGAGGGTGACCAGAAGCAATTTCTTCTTTGGACTTATCGCCCTCCACAGTGTCTTCTCGTTTCCTTTTATTCTTCCGTTTTCTCATCTCACTCTGCACAGATACCGAAGGTTCATCTTCATGCACATTACAATCCACCTTATTTCCTTTATCAATCCCATCTTCACTATTTAAACGATTACAGTCATCAGTTTTTGGGATTGAACCAGCCAATGGAACTTCTCCGTCATTATTGCCAAACAAATTGACACCAGCCTTCAAAATTGTATCCACTTTACTAGCACTATGTTTAGAAACACAAGGGCTAACAACAGCAACTCCTTCCCTTTCATTCTGTTTGTTCTCCAACATTTGCAACTGGTAATTGCATGGTAAAATAATCGCATTATTATCACTAGGACGAACAAAAGCATTATTTGCATCCACCCGATGAAGAGAGGCATGAGAAAACAGCTGTTCATTCTGTCTACAATCCTCCAAAGCAGAAACATCAACACTAAGAAACCAGCTTTTGTTGTAACCACTAAAAGCACTTTTCACAATCATCGAATCCGATAAGTGATAAAAGTGACCATTGCGCTTAACCTACCGAAAACAAAAACAGagaaaaaaataacataatcaataaAAGACATTACATTGCAATAATCATTGTTAGAACAACAATGGAGGCAGTAGTGAAAGTACCTTAATCCCGTTAATCTGTATCTGTCCGATTTTGGGAAAACATAAAGGATGCTCTAACACGATTCTCTCTACAAACaaaatacatacatatatcaGTTGAAGTTCAACGAAAACTAAGCAATGTAAAGTAATAGAAGGATAAAGAGGGAGAGAGATTACTTTTGAAGTCGGAGACGGTGTCGTGATCGGAGACGGTGAGGGCCAAGTGAGTGTCGAGGTTTGTGTCGATGAAGACGACGCTGCGGTTGTCGGAACTCATCGCCGCCATCTCGCGATTACGAACGGAACTCATCGCCGCCATCTCGCGATTACGAAATAACCCTAATGCGAATTGATAAACCTCAGCTTCGAGGGTTTATGGTATGGCGGCTCCCTTTCCCTGGCGCCCCATTAGTTTCTTAAAtactagagtttttttttttctttgttgcatAAAATCtagagacttttttttttttgaagcatAAAATCTAGAGACTTTGATTGGATAcatttattatctttttatttttatttttggatgaattaatgtatacatttttattttttttttaaataaggatGATATATTGAGGGAAAAAAATAGagatacacaaaaaaaaaagaggacaATACCAAAATGTTGAATgaagagaatttaaaaaaaaaaaaacattttaagctTATTTTTTTACTAAACCTTGTCTAATGTTTGGAGGAATATCATCGACGTATGTTAAGGAATTAGTTGTGAGGTCGATGTTCAAAAAAAATCTGTACAACTATTTCGTTCCTTATAAATATGAGATAAAACAAAAGTCATATTTGCATTGATGGTCAGATTGTCATTCCAAATGTTTCTTAATTGCCAAGGAATCATGGAGGGGTTAGTAAGAGTTTGCATCACAAGAAGGGAATTTGTTTGTATCCAATCTCTTGGCCAAAATCTATCTTTAGCAATTTGGATTGCTTTGATAATGGCTCTGCACTCggcgaaaaaaaaaaaagaagaggtaTCACTGATGTTTTTAGAAAACGCAAGCATAAAAGCTCCACTACTATCTCTGAGAATGCTGCCACAACCAGTCATATTGTTATTAGACTATCTACAATGGTATACATTTTCAACACCCTCCTTTTTCCCTTTTTacactccacatcatcttctctctctcccacctaataattcaacaatcattcaacttttactcactacaatgatttttgtttaataaaattcaacaccctacctcaccacttttatttcatatttttattttcttttatgtttttgtgattatatattaataacaattgtcgattgaaattaaattaaaataattaagacttaaatattttatattaatatgaaTCACTTTTTTGGTTTCTCCCAACAACACTGTCTGTTCCATATTTAATCCACCCACTAATTAGAATCAAAGTTTGACCAGTGGTCCATTTGGGGCTTTTTCGGCGAACATGAGTTGAATCCTCTGTATTTGGAGTGGCTTCATGACCACCGCTCATGCCACCAAGAGCCGTTTGTGTAGAAAATTCAGGAAATTCATCAAGTCTAACATTAGGaacattttcattttcttttggAGTAGAAGAATAATAAGGTGGTGCTTGCGATGAATATGACATCATAGATCCATAATATGGACGATAATTTAGATTAGATGACGGCATTATGAAATTTGGCATATTTTGGGGACCTAGTTGGTTGGAAGATTGATTTTGAAATATATAGTTGGGATTCAGATAGTTGAAAGGATAATTAGTAGAATTTTGGGTGTTAAAAGGGTTATtgttgggatccatttcactaaaaaGTTGTTTAGAGCTATAAACAAGAATTTATTGGaggctaaatagaaaaaattagagagaaaaaatggattttttttctttgtccaaatcaaatgaaccaagactctatttatagacaaaaaagtgatgaattttagtgaaaataaaaataaacaaaaaattgatttattataaaataatagtttcaaataattatgataaaataaaaatctaaataatcaaAATAACCAATAAGATTTTGTAAATTAAATGATGTGGTCCCCACTcacttctcattcaacatgttgaatatattcaacaccaattaatccatcATATTCAACATCTCATTCAACACACCATTGGAAGCATTCAacaattgaaaaaattattcaacaccCTCATTGCAAGTGGTCTTATGAATAAAAGAACCGTCGTAGTTACATTTGAGACAACCATTAGGTGAAGGTTTCCAAATAACCTCCTTTATGGAGGGAGCCCTAGGGGGTCTGAAAGAGATATCAAAAGCCTTGAGAAGCATGAAGTCATCCATGGAAGAAGAAACACAAAGGTTAGAATTCTTGCCTGAACAAGAGATTTGAGTCTTTATCTTAATAATGGTGCTTATGTCAGTATGAGATATATTGTTGAACGTAACAGGGTTCCTAGCATTCCAAATGCCATTAATAATTAAGGCAATACTAGAATTGATGACAAGAGAACATTAGGGAGAACGACCATCAATCCTCCATAAATCGTCCAAGCTGGTCGGGAGATGGTTGCAGTTTAAGGTTCTACAAAACCAGTGCCAGGGTCTCATTGCAAAGTTGCAAGAAAAGAAGAGATGTCTCATATTTTTAGAATTGGATCTACACAAAGAGTAGAGTGAAGCCATCACACGACCCCCAGTCATAAGTTGCTCATCAGTAGGTAATTTGTCAACCGTCAGTTTCCAAATAGTCATGGCTTTAGATGGTAGAATGTCCTTGTTCCAAATCAGCTTTGTCCAAGGAAGCTTAATAGAGGGAACTGATTTGAGCATGTAAGCCTCTTTCAGACAAAGATCTCCTGAAGTGTGATAAGGCCAAATCAATTTATCATCGCATTCATTGTATTCCTCGCATTCATAGTATTTGTGTGTTATTTTCTTATCACTTGTGCTACCTCAATACTAATGATTCATATGTATCATTTTCAGGCTTTGGTCCTCCAGCACTTCCCACACATATCTGGCTAGTCATGTGTTCTGACCTACATTGAGGATATGCCACGTGCTTTTGCATTTGTGCCACTCAGATGGAATCAAAAGGCGAAGCCATTCAAAGTGTATCTTGACCGCTTGTTAGTAAAGGATATACACTTCTAGGCATACGTAGATCACTGTGGGATGTATCCTTTGGAAGACAGAGCCTTATATTTTGAACAATTGGCTTGCGGGTCACGTCTGATGTATGCACATTTGCTTGAGCACGCCATGCAGTAGCTCGAATACATGTAGTTTTTTCCATAGAACCTTACGAGTATGCTCCTCCCACTATGACACACAGAGGTGTTAGTGTCATGTATGATGATTACCTTAATCATATGGTACCAGATGCAGAACATGGTACAATAGCTCATAACGACTAGAGTGTTGCATACGACTAAATTCAATGGTATTTCAAGGTGTCAGATCCTTTTATGACGTCGGATGCTCCAAGAAATCCACCTAAGCCAACTCATCAGGAGATACAAGAGGAAGAACCAGCTAGGGCATATCATGATATTAATGTGTTGCCTAGATGTCGTCGTATCATGGGGCTTGGGCAGACAGATATAGACAAAGGAGTCTTTCTAGATGGCTCTTAGGTGAGGAACGTTATGGATGCCATCATGAGGGTGGCATGGGCAGCTCTACAGTACATAAGGCAGCGTAGGAATTAAAGGGCCCGATCCGGCATACACAATAGTATATAGTATTTGTATCAGGAGCACTATTATCGTTTGTACTTTATTTTGACTTCATTGTGCATTCTAGATTTAATCATTTATATATGTCATTTTCACATTATTTGATTAGTGAATGGTTTAGTTTATATAAAATTGAATGTGATAGAATAGTTATAATTCACTGTCAATTAAATTAGTGTATCTCTAAAACAAAGTTAAATTTACTATCTAGTGGTGTGAATACGGAAATGCATCTTTGTATTTTGTCCGGGTTGAATATGGAGATCCATCTTTGGATTAATTTATTTCAAAAAGAGGGTGATTCAGTGAGGAATGTGTGGGGTGGATATAAGATAGATCCAGAGATgcatttttgaaatatattttagaaataaatgGATGAGACTCACTTTAGAACGTGTTTTGGTGTGGAAGAGATGcgttcaaaaatgcatttttaaaatttgaaagatATTTTTGATTTTCTTAAGAGAGTTTTTCTACCACTTAGAGTAAAATAAGAATTCCCTAAACTTATTTGTAAGATTGTAATCGACTAAATACTCATTGAACAAATTTTATaggaattaaattaaaataaaacatactTGCATataaaccaaacacatatttaaTACTTAAAAAAAGTTAGTCTacaattgtttaattatttgctTAGTTTACTTTACTCAAAATTCTGAAAATAATTTTACATATTTAGCATGTGTTTGGTTATGCGGGAAAGAGCATTAATTTCAAATGAGTTTATTATgtataattttattatgtatAATTGATTTGAGTTAAATTTAAAGTGATTTGAAGATAAAACGATAAATTATGCAAAAATGAGTTAAATCGGAATTTACAATTTAAAATTATAGTAAATCTTAGCTTCAAatacaataaattttttaaaatataattaaatcaattttttaaatataattaattctatTCAAAATCAACCAAATATGTCAAACGTAATTCTACACAATTAATTATTGGAAAACCAACTGAAGAGAATAGAGTCTATAGCTCcgtttggtaaaattagctggTAGCTAGTAGCTTATAGCTGGTAGTTGATATTCAAAATCAACCAAATATGTCGAACATAATTCTACACAATTAATTCTTGGAAAACCAAATGAAGAGAATAGAGCTTATGACTCTATTTGGTAAAATTAGCTGATAGCTAATAGCTTACAGTTGGTAGTTGATAGCTGATAGTTTATAGGTGGTGATAGTTTATAGGTGGTAGTTGATAGCTGGTGACTGATAAGCTAACATGAGTGTTTAGTAAATTAGCTGTTCcattagctgatagatacaaaatgacataaaagatcattttaattaataagaataataatattttgttaaaataataaggatataaatggaaaaaaaaaagtcACAAGCTAGAAGCTACAAGTTcaaaagctatttcaaatagcttttaataaaaaaaactaaaaactaataaaaaaactaCAAGCTAAAATAGCATTACCAAACAAAACTTTTTCATTAATGTGAGCTGAAAAATTAAAAGCTCTTTTTTAGGTCTTACCAAACAGACATGAACCTAGTCTTTTATCTTTCATGCAAATTCATCATCATCACATCATCACAAACTTATGTTGCACATCAAATTTATGCATTTCGTGTAGAGCTATAACTTCTAAACCTAAGCGCATAATACTAACACCAAATAACCGAAACACATGGAATGTGGGAAGAAAAAGAATAAGTCACACAATTCATACACATTAAGACCAACAACATTAAGGGTAAAACTAGAAACACATGAAACAACTTGGAATCTTAACCTACTAGCACCATTCTGCAGTTATCAGCAACAACATCTATGCCTAAAGAGTACAAACAAACAAGCATCCTTTTTTTATTCCTGCTTCCTCGAGTCTTTGAGCTGCCCCCTCTTTCTAATACCCATACAAAACCCGAGGCGCCAAGTATCAACTACATACTCCGGCAACGAACATGCCACAGCCCAGAGAAGGGTATGTGGCCAATATGGTGTGCAACGAGGTTCGTATCCTATCCATTTCACACCTGCTCTTGCGTAGCCGTCTGTTGATGGAACAAAGAAGGAAGATCTCTTGATTGACGCCATCTTTGTTGCCACATATAATGGAACCTGAAatccagaagaaaaaaaaattacatcaGAAACATGACCAATAATCATGGTAACATAGTCAATTTTTTACAGAGAGAGACAAACACACGGCTTGAATTTTTATCAAGAAAAAATATCAATATCAAACGGAACTATGACATCTTCTAACAAACTTTTTAGCCATGTAGTTGCAACAACTTGGAAAATAAAAGTAAAGGGGTTTCTTTTCTGTTTAGTTTTTTTCACAGATGTAACCGTGAACATTTGTGCTTTACCAAATTAATCATACTTTGTGCATGTAAagttcacaacaacaacaaccaagctttATCTCACTAAGTAGGATAATATTTTATCAAGGgccatgcttctatccaaattGTTAATCTCAAAATCTATCTttataacttctcttatagtttttctaaGTCTTCCTATGCCTCTATCTGTTTGACTACTTTCCATACGATCTACTCTCTATACCATAAAATCTATGTCTGGCACAATAGTAATAATGATAAAGGTCACCACAAAATTCAATTGACTTCATCTGAAACTAGAGCTATTAAGCTGGATTTCCAATTTCCAATCTCTTTAAATTGGTAGTATAGCAATTAACTTTATCTTTTAAGCAAAACAACGAAACTTTTTACTAAAAAATGCACTACACTACTAAGCTAGAAGCAGCAGGTAAAACAAGTGAAATCAACAGAACATCACAATACCTGACACTGCACATCAATCCCACTCTTCTTGTATTCAACATAGAGACATCTAGAAAATTGATCAATGTACCTGAAACACCAAAAACAGAAAATATCATAGCATCAATACTTGAGAATCTCAAatctcagaaaacagcattcaAATACAAAAACACTCACGCTTTAGTGGCAGCATAAACAGCGTAAAGTGGATCAGAAGGAATAACAATAGCAGCACCCGACCCAATATTAACAATcgcccccttcttcctcttcaacATCCCAGGTAAAACAGCATGTGTAACCTTAGTAGTTCCCACAACATTCACCTTAATCAAATTCTTCAGAAGCTCCTCATCCAATTCATGGAAGAATCTCGCATAAGGGTAAGAAATCCCCACGTTGTTAACCAACACCCCAACATCCAACCCCTCAATCGTTTCACGGATTCTATCCACACCCTCATCGAGATCACCTGTAAAATCAACGACAACGGTTTTAACCTCGGTTTTCCCGAACTTGGCTCTGATAGAATCCGAAACGTCTTTGAGTTTGTCGGGGTTGCGACCGACGAGGATTAGGTTCAAGCCTTTGCGAGCGAGCTCAAAGGCGAAGCTTTTTCCAATGCCGTCTGTGGGTCCGGTAACGAGTGCCCAAGATCCGTACTTTTTGAGGTTTTTGGGTTGTCTGAGAAAATTGACATAGACCCAGTTGAGGAATATTAGAGTGAATCTGAGAATGATGAAGAGACCGAGTGAGAAGAGGAGGAGGAACCAGAGAGGTTCGGATTTGAGCTTGCTGATTATGCAGCAATCCATGTTGAGGGTAGAaggaggaagatgaagaagaaaatggTAATAGTTGAGTTGTGAGGAGAAAAAAGAGAGAGGGGTTTAATTATTTATGAGGAAAATAAAGAGAGTGTAAGATTGGATTTATGGTAAGAGGGAGGGGGAGAGAGAGGAGTGTGGGTATAGTATGGTAAGGTAGATGAGCTGAAAACTAACAAAATTAAGGAGGGAGGCTAGACAGTTGACACCATGATTTGGCAATAAATACTAATGCATCATATATTCACATTGCACATGTTGACAAGATGAAAATAGATAATATTAAATAGTTACAAAAAGATACAATCAAATAAGACACTAAAAAATAGAAATAGTAAGAGGTTTAAACAATAAAGCTGATTGATCTACTAATGATGGATATTAAATTAGAACAAATTGAACTCGACCTTGATCTATCGTCACACGTCGATTTTCAAGGTGATCAATATGTAACGAGGATAAATCCTTGCAACTATATAACTTATTGTTACAATtcaaacaaatgattcaaacacaaGCTAACAAAATGACTCAAAAACAACCACAAATATCTTCTTTTAAGTGGAAAGAAGGTTGAGGATGAAGGTGATCTCCTATCTATTTGGTGTAACTCGAAGGGATTTCCGCTCTTTTCTTTTATTGGTTGGAGGTACTTTGATGTATGTTTGGAGTGAGGGATGGATAATACTACTTGTTTTGTCGTTAATATCTATTTTAAGTTTAGCCTCTGAGAGAAAACGTCTTTGTGGAGGGACCTTCAATTGAGGAGGATCAATCTTGGTAGGAAAGTGTGGTGCGTTCTTGGAGATTTTAATTCTGTTTATCTTCGTCATAAAGAATTTGAGGGAATGACTTTGCCTATAATGTTAGTAATATTATGTGTATTGAGTTCAGTAATTTCATATCTAAGATGGATTTGCTTGATCTCCCACTTCTTGGTAGTAGTTTTACTTGGTACTAGCCTTTTGGTGGAGTTGCAAGTCGTCTGGATATAATTCTTATATCGAGTGGTTGGTGGGAGTTTAGGGGGACAGTGTCTCAATGGGCTTTGCCTAGAGATGTGTAAGATCACTGTCATATTATTCTCCGGTATTCCAACCAAATGTAGGGTCCTAAGTATTTTCGTTTCAATAACAATTGGCTttctcatcctcatcttcctgaGTTGTCGCTTAGTAGTTGGTTGAGCTCCCAATTCTCTGATTGGAAATATTTTGTCCTTAAAGAGAAACTTAAAGCCATGAAATGTGTTCTGAAAACTTGGAATCATCAAGTTTTTAGTGACCTTGATTTCTAGATTGCTTCCTTAAGGAAGGAGATAAATTCTTTAGATGCTAGAGTTGAACAGGGGGGACTTTTAGTGGGGGGGGGGGATTGTCTATAGCAAAAAGGTAGTGTCTCATCCCTAGTCCCTCCTTCGGATCAAAGATGCCCAATTTATTTAGAGAGCTAGAGTCAAATGGCTTAGGGAGGGAGATGCCAATATTAGTTTCTTTAATGCTTGCATTAAGTATGTATAGGAGGAATGTTATTTTAGCTCTTAAGGCAGGTGATACTTGAGTGGAGGGGTGTATGAGATTCGTCAGAAAATGGTTAATTACTT
Encoded proteins:
- the LOC131658093 gene encoding uncharacterized protein LOC131658093, which gives rise to MDPNNNPFNTQNSTNYPFNYLNPNYIFQNQSSNQLGPQNMPNFIMPSSNLNYRPYYGSMMSYSSQAPPYYSSTPKENENVPNVRLDEFPEFSTQTALGGMSGGHEATPNTEDSTHVRRKSPKWTTGQTLILISGWIKYGTDSVVGRNQKSDSY
- the LOC131658094 gene encoding uncharacterized protein LOC131658094, with product MEKTTCIRATAWRAQANVHTSDVTRKPIVQNIRLCLPKDTSHSDLRDLCLKEAYMLKSVPSIKLPWTKLIWNKDILPSKAMTIWKLTVDKLPTDEQLMTGGRVMASLYSLCRSNSKNMRHLFFSCNFAMRPWHWNPVTFNNISHTDISTIIKIKTQISCSGKNSNLCVSSSMDDFMLLKAFDISFRPPRAPSIKEVIWKPSPNGCLKCNYDGSFIHKTTCNEGVE
- the LOC131655793 gene encoding very-long-chain 3-oxoacyl-CoA reductase 1-like, producing the protein MDCCIISKLKSEPLWFLLLFSLGLFIILRFTLIFLNWVYVNFLRQPKNLKKYGSWALVTGPTDGIGKSFAFELARKGLNLILVGRNPDKLKDVSDSIRAKFGKTEVKTVVVDFTGDLDEGVDRIRETIEGLDVGVLVNNVGISYPYARFFHELDEELLKNLIKVNVVGTTKVTHAVLPGMLKRKKGAIVNIGSGAAIVIPSDPLYAVYAATKAYIDQFSRCLYVEYKKSGIDVQCQVPLYVATKMASIKRSSFFVPSTDGYARAGVKWIGYEPRCTPYWPHTLLWAVACSLPEYVVDTWRLGFCMGIRKRGQLKDSRKQE